The window AATGGGCTAGGGAAAATCGGCCAGACCTCACCTGGGTTGGTCCCGAAGCCCCGCTTTGCGACGGCATTGCCGATAAATTTCACTTAATCGGGCTGAAAATTATCGGTCCCAAAAAAAGGGCAGCCAGGCTCGAAGGGAGCAAAGCTTGGGCGAAAGAATTCCTTGTTCATTATAAAATTCCTACAGCTTCCGGCCACATTTTTGACAATCCCCTGGATGCTCTTTCTTTCAGTAAAAGCTTTAAATTCCCTCAAGTCATTAAAGCCGATGGGCTCGCTTCTGGGAAAGGCGTCCTTATCGCCTTTGACAGTTCGCAAGCTGAACAGGCCATAAGAAAGTTGAAGGATCAAAAGCTTTTCGGTGCAGCGGGCAAAAAAATCCTTATCGAAGAATTTCTTGAAGGAGTAGAAATGTCTCTTTTTCTGCTCCTCGATGGAAAAAGCTACAAAATACTTGCTGCCGTCCATGATTATAAAAAGATTGAAGACTCAAACAAGGGACTGAATACGGGAGGAATGGGAGCGTTTTTCCCCAGTCCCCTATTCGATACCCAACTCAAAAACACCGTAGAGGAAAAAATTATAGTTCCCTTAATGGAAGCTTTGCAAAAAGAAGCCATAGACTACCAGGGAGTTCTTTACATTGGTTTAATCATTACACGAGATGGTCCTGCTGTTTTGGAGTTCAATGTAAGATTGGGGGATCCAGAAGCCCAGGTTTTAATTCCCGCTTTGAATACTTCTCTTGTTGAAATTGCGGATGCCGTTATGGCCAGAAAACTCGATGAGCTCCAGGTCCACTTCAAGGAGAATTCGCATTATGTTGGAGTTGTGATTGCTTCTAAAGGTTACCCTGAAACTTTTGATATCGGTAAAGAAATCACCCTAAACGATAACAACTTGACCGAGGAAGAGAGAACTCAAAGCCTTCTCTTTCACTCAGGAACAAAAAGAATCGAGGGCAAACTGGTGACATCTGGTGGCAGGGTATTCTGCGCTGTAGGTTTCGGACAATCTCTCGAAAAAGCCATAGCCTTTTCCTACCGAAGATTAAGCACGGTCAGCTTCGAGGGCATGATCTACAGAAACGATATCGGCCGCTTAAATCCGCCTTCTTTTTAAAGCCTTCGGTTTTCTAGAGTATAGAGGATTAAAAAAGTATTTTTTCATTTTCTAGATCAGCTCGGGGTATGGGTCCCACTTGCAAATTTTAAAAGCCATCGTTATATATATAGCATGTTCAAACGCATCTTTTTGTTAACGCTTACGAACATCGCCGTTATTTTTCTTTTGACGTTGTTTATTTCGTTATTGCACCTGGACCGATGGCTTAATGCTTATGGAATAGACTATCAAACGCTCTTTTTATTTTCCATGGTCGTCGGCTTTACGGGTAGTTTTATCTCCCTGGCTATATCCAAGTGGATGGCCAAAATGGCTTACAACATCCACGTTATACAAGAACCCTCGAACGAAGCTGAAAGATGGTTGGTTGAAACCGTTGCTGAGCTCGCCAAGCGGGCGAATATCCGCATGCCTGAAGTCGGTATTTACGAGAGCCCCGAAGTCAACGCTTTTGCTACCGGTCCCTCTAGATCCAACGCTCTTGTAGCCGTCAGCACGGGTATTCTTTCACAGATGAATAAAAAGCAGATTGCAGGCGTTCTTGCCCATGAAATCACCCATATAAACAACGGGGATATGGTAACAATGACTTTGCTGCAAGGTGTCGTAAACACCTTCGTGGTCTTTCTTTCCCGCATCATAGGGTTCTTTGTTGATCGGCTGTTTAGTCGTAATGAAGAAAGAGAGTCTATCGGCATAGGCTTTTACTTGGGAATGTTTATTTCAGAAATCGTACTTGGTCTTTTAGCTTCTATTATTGTAGCATGGTATTCCCGAATGAGGGAATTCCGTGCCGATGCCGGCGGAGCTCATCTTGCAGGCAAAGAAGCTATGATCTCTGCACTCAAAAAGCTAAAACAGATCATGGAAGGAGAGTCCGCTTTTATCGATGAGCGTTCTCCTGCGTTGAATGCTTTTAAGATTAACGGAAGACCCGGGGGGATTCTTGCCCTTCTTGCCACCCATCCTCCGCTCGATGAAAGAATAAAGGCCCTGGAAAGAATTCCCGATTAATCTTACGGGAGGGGTTTGTAGAGGATTGAGCAAGACTACCCAAAGCTTATAATATCTTGATCTAGATTCCAACATCCAGGCAATAACTAAACAGGATAAGCAGCTAGCCGCTTGCTCCCTTTTCCATGCAATCTGCCGGCAAGATCTTTTTAATCGATTGGCAAGGAGGAGTTGTTATTCGAGATTAAAAGACAGGTATTTTGTTTCTAAAAATTCCCTTATTCCCCATTGCCCTCCTTCCCGACCAATACCCGATTCTTTGATACCACCAAAGGGAGCTTGGCAGCACGAAGGCCTACCATCGTTGATACCCACGATACCGAATTGCAAGGCATGGGAAAGTCGAAATGCTCTCTTGAGATCGGAAGTCATGATATAAGAGGCCAGTCCATAACTTGTTGAATTTGCCAGCCTCACTACCTCTTTTTCGGATTCAAAGGAGAGAACGGGTA is drawn from Methylacidiphilum infernorum V4 and contains these coding sequences:
- the purD gene encoding phosphoribosylamine--glycine ligase; the protein is MALKVLVIGGGGREHALCWALKNDPSVKEIFVAPGNGGTEEFCTNLPISVSDMDNLFQWARENRPDLTWVGPEAPLCDGIADKFHLIGLKIIGPKKRAARLEGSKAWAKEFLVHYKIPTASGHIFDNPLDALSFSKSFKFPQVIKADGLASGKGVLIAFDSSQAEQAIRKLKDQKLFGAAGKKILIEEFLEGVEMSLFLLLDGKSYKILAAVHDYKKIEDSNKGLNTGGMGAFFPSPLFDTQLKNTVEEKIIVPLMEALQKEAIDYQGVLYIGLIITRDGPAVLEFNVRLGDPEAQVLIPALNTSLVEIADAVMARKLDELQVHFKENSHYVGVVIASKGYPETFDIGKEITLNDNNLTEEERTQSLLFHSGTKRIEGKLVTSGGRVFCAVGFGQSLEKAIAFSYRRLSTVSFEGMIYRNDIGRLNPPSF
- the htpX gene encoding protease HtpX — encoded protein: MFKRIFLLTLTNIAVIFLLTLFISLLHLDRWLNAYGIDYQTLFLFSMVVGFTGSFISLAISKWMAKMAYNIHVIQEPSNEAERWLVETVAELAKRANIRMPEVGIYESPEVNAFATGPSRSNALVAVSTGILSQMNKKQIAGVLAHEITHINNGDMVTMTLLQGVVNTFVVFLSRIIGFFVDRLFSRNEERESIGIGFYLGMFISEIVLGLLASIIVAWYSRMREFRADAGGAHLAGKEAMISALKKLKQIMEGESAFIDERSPALNAFKINGRPGGILALLATHPPLDERIKALERIPD